From the genome of bacterium, one region includes:
- a CDS encoding cell division protein FtsW, giving the protein MNPKTTLYSPLGQTKSALDYFLVGSVVLLCIAGVVFVYTSSAVHSWQGAGGSSMTFLTNHLQRLLAGFAALTLFYHIRYQFLERIARGALIAALAALVLVLLLPKLPGTTAKRWIEVFGLSIQPAEIAKYSLIIYVAKRLSEIDESSFPVERKRKFNALLIIVALTLGLIIIEPNLSMVILIAGTVGTMLMMHGLEWRKLLLLAPIGALGVGGILLVKPYMVERIASFISGISNPMNTSYHVRQALIAIGQGGIFGLGLGQSTQKHYYLPEPYNDSIFSIVGEESGLIGALLLLSAFLVLIARGWKVALRAQDQFSYYLAAGITVALACSTVINIGVNLALLPATGQPLPFVSYGGTSIVMSLAAVGILLNIAKQQNTSTKWQGSVRTLSF; this is encoded by the coding sequence GTGAACCCGAAAACCACCCTATACTCGCCGCTCGGCCAGACGAAATCCGCGTTGGACTATTTCCTCGTAGGATCAGTAGTGTTGCTGTGCATTGCAGGCGTGGTCTTCGTGTACACGTCGTCCGCCGTACACTCCTGGCAGGGCGCTGGCGGCAGCTCGATGACGTTCTTGACGAATCATTTGCAGCGTCTCTTGGCCGGCTTCGCGGCATTGACATTATTCTACCACATTCGATACCAATTTCTGGAACGCATTGCGCGCGGCGCATTAATCGCCGCGTTAGCCGCACTCGTCCTTGTGCTTCTGTTGCCGAAACTGCCCGGCACTACCGCCAAGCGTTGGATCGAAGTGTTCGGGTTGAGTATCCAGCCTGCCGAGATCGCAAAATACTCGCTGATCATTTACGTTGCGAAGCGCCTTTCCGAAATAGATGAGTCTTCCTTTCCGGTTGAGCGCAAGCGGAAATTCAATGCCCTGCTTATCATCGTGGCGTTGACACTCGGGTTAATTATCATCGAGCCCAACTTGTCCATGGTCATCTTGATCGCGGGTACTGTTGGCACGATGCTGATGATGCACGGCCTGGAGTGGCGGAAACTGCTGCTGCTGGCCCCTATCGGAGCGCTGGGCGTCGGGGGCATTCTGCTCGTGAAACCCTACATGGTTGAGCGGATCGCGTCCTTCATTTCGGGAATCTCAAATCCGATGAATACGAGCTACCACGTGCGCCAAGCGCTCATTGCCATCGGCCAAGGCGGCATATTTGGATTGGGGCTCGGACAATCTACGCAGAAGCACTACTACCTGCCCGAACCGTACAACGACTCAATATTCAGCATCGTCGGTGAAGAAAGCGGGCTGATCGGGGCTCTGCTGCTGCTCTCCGCGTTTCTTGTGCTGATCGCGCGCGGCTGGAAAGTCGCGTTGCGCGCACAGGACCAATTTTCGTACTACCTCGCGGCCGGCATCACCGTTGCCTTGGCCTGCTCGACCGTCATTAACATTGGTGTGAATCTGGCGCTCTTGCCCGCCACGGGTCAGCCGCTTCCGTTCGTGAGTTACGGTGGAACATCAATCGTGATGTCACTGGCGGCGGTCGGTATTCTTCTCAATATTGCCAAGCAACAGAACACGTCCACGAAGTGGCAAGGCTCCGTGCGCACGCTGAGTTTCTGA
- the murD gene encoding UDP-N-acetylmuramoyl-L-alanine--D-glutamate ligase, whose amino-acid sequence MRIKRSGISAARLIHRLGGTALISERKTEAELGDTPRSLRADGIQLEFGGHARLTTERFDIVVVSPGAVLRDEWLAAWSSRGTEIWSEFELSSRCYDGRWIAVTGSNGKTTTVTLLTEMLRAAGLRAQSVGNIGTAWSELLPARDVDIFVVEVSSFQMEFTHSARPTIAVLLNVLENHLDRHGDLTTYGLLKLKLARRQTANDIVVLNGDDAFLMQHAASLKSRRVEFGTGVNADWQVVDDAVFMIDGSSAHQLLHADEWHLTGQHNLLNAAAAAAAAFHADAPLDAIRSALILATPVEHRIEFVRELRGIRFYNDSKSTNLTATMTAIAAVAGKITLLFGGQPKLESFAPLGKLLGNKLAHLIVFGEATAKVRQEVPVDDRIIYCDDLSSALTTACGFADADAILLSPGCASYDQFNNFEERGTVFKSLVRNIT is encoded by the coding sequence TTGAGAATAAAACGCAGTGGAATCAGTGCAGCGAGACTTATCCATCGGCTCGGCGGGACTGCCCTGATTTCGGAGCGCAAGACAGAAGCAGAGTTGGGCGACACACCGCGTTCGTTGCGAGCGGACGGAATTCAACTTGAATTCGGCGGACATGCACGGCTGACGACGGAACGATTCGATATCGTCGTGGTCTCCCCCGGCGCGGTGTTGCGGGACGAGTGGCTGGCGGCGTGGTCCAGTCGCGGCACAGAAATCTGGTCGGAGTTCGAGCTTTCGTCGCGTTGCTACGACGGCCGCTGGATTGCCGTCACCGGCAGCAACGGTAAGACCACGACGGTGACTCTTCTTACGGAGATGCTGCGCGCGGCAGGACTTCGCGCGCAATCGGTAGGCAATATTGGAACGGCTTGGAGTGAACTGCTGCCGGCACGCGACGTTGACATTTTTGTCGTCGAAGTGTCCAGTTTCCAAATGGAATTTACGCACAGTGCCCGTCCTACGATCGCCGTTTTGCTGAACGTACTTGAAAATCACCTGGACCGTCACGGCGATTTGACGACCTATGGTCTGCTCAAATTGAAACTCGCCAGGCGGCAGACAGCCAATGACATCGTCGTTCTGAACGGTGACGATGCTTTCCTGATGCAGCATGCGGCGTCGTTGAAATCGCGGCGAGTGGAATTTGGCACCGGAGTCAATGCCGACTGGCAGGTTGTGGATGATGCAGTTTTTATGATTGACGGCTCGAGCGCGCATCAACTTCTGCACGCGGACGAATGGCATCTGACAGGTCAACACAATTTGCTCAATGCAGCGGCGGCAGCAGCGGCGGCCTTTCATGCGGACGCACCGCTTGACGCCATTCGCAGCGCATTGATACTCGCCACGCCGGTCGAGCATCGGATTGAGTTCGTCCGCGAACTGCGGGGCATCCGCTTCTACAACGACTCCAAGAGTACGAATCTAACGGCAACAATGACTGCAATCGCGGCGGTCGCTGGCAAGATAACACTACTCTTCGGCGGACAACCGAAACTCGAGAGTTTTGCGCCGCTGGGAAAACTGCTCGGCAACAAGTTGGCGCATCTCATCGTGTTCGGCGAAGCAACCGCCAAGGTCCGACAGGAAGTACCTGTAGACGACCGTATCATATATTGCGATGATTTGTCGTCTGCGTTAACAACCGCTTGTGGATTCGCTGACGCTGATGCGATTCTCCTCTCGCCCGGCTGCGCATCCTACGATCAATTTAACAATTTTGAAGAGCGCGGCACAGTGTTCAAATCCCTTGTGCGGAACATAACGTGA
- the murF gene encoding UDP-N-acetylmuramoyl-tripeptide--D-alanyl-D-alanine ligase, translating into MTLPTIGWLARTLGTRATLLAEHPMVVSIDSRSLKAGETFWVLRGTRDGHEFVAAALHAGAAAAVVANGFSTGVSELDARLVHVSDPTDALTAAARAWRNELRGTVVGLTGSVGKTTTKDFIFAALGGADDVSATTGNFNNEIGVPLTLLRTPIEAAALICEMGAARIGDIAHLCSIAQPNSGMVTTIAAAHVETFGSLDGVMRGKGELYDYIAEHGTAYVPLADARCVRAATHCRDKIGYGFSPRTNDWESEYVEGEQLEFDAEARARFVVRGVHVELAVPGRPAAQAALAAMTVALHHGRNPRTAAGYLAHAAPTRGRVSVRQAGDVTIIDDSYNANPASMRSALETLSLRQSPRKIAILGDMLELGDMADAAHRDVVNELESAGVAIAVLIGPQFSHVAASSISRTQMCIYPSVNQALPVLAQLVRPHDLVLVKASRGMALDKVVQKLEEQFS; encoded by the coding sequence ATGACGCTGCCGACGATTGGTTGGCTCGCGCGGACCCTGGGTACACGCGCGACGCTTTTGGCAGAGCATCCGATGGTGGTTTCGATTGACAGTCGCTCTTTGAAGGCCGGTGAGACGTTTTGGGTGTTGCGTGGAACTCGTGACGGTCACGAGTTTGTGGCAGCAGCTCTGCACGCGGGCGCGGCGGCAGCGGTAGTCGCAAACGGCTTCTCGACGGGAGTATCAGAACTGGACGCACGACTCGTGCACGTTTCTGACCCGACGGACGCCTTGACCGCGGCGGCGCGCGCATGGCGAAACGAACTGCGCGGAACCGTGGTTGGCTTGACCGGCTCCGTCGGGAAGACGACGACGAAGGACTTCATCTTCGCGGCACTCGGCGGCGCGGACGATGTCAGCGCCACCACAGGCAACTTCAATAACGAGATCGGTGTACCTCTAACTCTTCTGCGCACACCGATCGAAGCGGCGGCGCTGATCTGCGAGATGGGCGCCGCGCGCATTGGCGACATTGCGCACCTGTGCTCGATTGCCCAGCCGAATTCAGGCATGGTCACGACAATCGCCGCGGCGCATGTGGAGACGTTTGGATCGCTCGACGGAGTGATGCGCGGCAAAGGGGAACTTTACGATTACATCGCGGAACACGGGACGGCCTACGTTCCATTGGCGGATGCGCGCTGTGTGCGCGCGGCGACTCACTGTCGAGATAAGATCGGCTACGGATTTTCTCCAAGAACCAATGACTGGGAGAGCGAGTATGTCGAAGGCGAGCAGTTGGAGTTTGATGCCGAAGCGCGGGCGCGATTTGTGGTGCGCGGCGTCCATGTCGAACTGGCCGTACCCGGTCGCCCGGCCGCTCAAGCCGCGCTGGCCGCAATGACAGTCGCATTACACCACGGACGAAACCCGCGCACAGCGGCGGGATATTTGGCGCATGCGGCGCCGACGCGCGGCCGGGTCAGCGTGCGGCAGGCGGGCGATGTGACGATCATTGATGATTCGTACAACGCTAATCCGGCCAGCATGCGGTCGGCATTGGAGACTCTTTCGCTTCGCCAGAGTCCGCGCAAGATTGCAATTCTCGGCGATATGCTGGAGCTGGGCGATATGGCGGACGCGGCGCATCGTGATGTCGTCAATGAATTAGAAAGCGCTGGCGTGGCAATCGCCGTGCTAATTGGTCCGCAGTTTTCGCACGTGGCGGCCTCGAGTATTTCGCGAACGCAAATGTGCATCTATCCTTCAGTCAATCAGGCGCTGCCGGTGCTTGCACAGCTTGTGCGGCCGCATGATCTTGTGCTGGTCAAAGCATCGCGCGGCATGGCGCTCGACAAGGTCGTTCAAAAGCTCGAAGAGCAGTTCAGCTAA
- a CDS encoding phospho-N-acetylmuramoyl-pentapeptide-transferase — translation MLYHLLVPLRDEIIGANLFRYLTFRSALAAVLGLLISFLIGPWLIRRLKAHQIGEEIRTDGPQTHLVKAGTPTMGGLMILAAVSIPTLLLANLTNFYVLLTLISFLWMGAIGFFDDYLKAVKKKKAGLVARQKLVAQIGLGMLVGIFLLNYSHLFGQNFHHSVTQTTVPFVKQVMFDFGWAYALVVMVVITGSSNGVNLTDGLDGLAIGVTSIAAAAFAVISYVTGNVKFSSYLNIIYLDGAGELTIFCSALLGAGLGFLWFNSYPAQVFMGDTGALALGAALGTMAVLLKKEFFLVVIGGIFVAEAMSVMLQRGYFKYTKRKFGQGRRIFRMAPLHHHYEQLGLHETKVVVRFWIVQVLLVLISLTMFKVR, via the coding sequence ATGCTATATCACCTGCTGGTACCATTGCGGGACGAAATCATCGGAGCGAATCTGTTTCGCTATCTGACTTTTCGCTCCGCGCTGGCGGCGGTGCTGGGATTGTTAATCTCATTTCTAATTGGTCCGTGGCTGATTCGCAGGCTGAAGGCGCATCAGATCGGCGAGGAGATACGCACCGACGGTCCACAGACGCATCTCGTCAAGGCGGGCACGCCGACCATGGGCGGCTTGATGATTCTGGCGGCGGTGTCCATCCCCACGCTGCTGCTGGCGAATCTGACGAACTTTTATGTTCTGCTAACGCTTATTTCGTTCTTATGGATGGGGGCCATCGGGTTCTTTGACGATTATCTGAAGGCCGTCAAGAAGAAGAAAGCCGGTTTGGTCGCGCGCCAGAAGCTCGTTGCCCAGATCGGTTTGGGCATGCTGGTCGGCATCTTCCTGTTGAACTACTCACACCTCTTCGGTCAGAACTTCCACCACTCGGTCACGCAGACCACCGTGCCATTTGTCAAGCAGGTGATGTTTGACTTCGGCTGGGCCTATGCACTCGTCGTCATGGTGGTGATAACGGGTTCTTCGAATGGCGTGAATTTGACGGACGGATTGGATGGACTGGCGATTGGTGTAACTTCGATTGCTGCGGCGGCCTTCGCAGTTATCAGTTACGTCACCGGCAACGTCAAGTTTTCAAGCTATCTGAATATCATCTATCTGGATGGCGCCGGGGAATTGACGATATTTTGTTCGGCATTACTCGGCGCGGGTCTGGGATTTCTGTGGTTCAACAGCTACCCGGCGCAGGTCTTCATGGGCGACACCGGCGCGCTCGCGCTGGGCGCGGCACTGGGTACGATGGCCGTACTGCTGAAGAAGGAGTTTTTTCTCGTCGTTATCGGCGGGATATTCGTGGCCGAGGCGATGAGCGTGATGCTTCAACGCGGCTACTTTAAGTACACCAAGCGAAAGTTCGGCCAGGGACGACGGATATTTCGCATGGCGCCACTGCATCACCACTACGAGCAATTGGGATTGCACGAAACCAAGGTTGTCGTGCGCTTCTGGATCGTACAGGTGCTGCTGGTCTTGATCAGCCTGACCATGTTCAAGGTGCGCTAA